In the Euphorbia lathyris chromosome 5, ddEupLath1.1, whole genome shotgun sequence genome, one interval contains:
- the LOC136231151 gene encoding U-box domain-containing protein 28-like: MGRDDLFITVPRFFRCPISLDVMKSPVILSTGVTYDRASIQRWLDTGNNTCPATMQVLPTKDFVPNRNLQRLIQIWSDSVHHRLHSASNSVPSQDEIKLLVKDIETKKDMDRCCFDALSKFICFAEESEENREFLAKLEGFVPMIVDFLGDNKKSIDFLEQVVKVIDMIFINIGDYKQLMTLFSKKKNLDSLSSLLIVLQRGRKVHSRIGSVRIVESIAMDAESKLLIADKDGILSELVKSIALETDSRLIEASLSCLIAISKAKRVKVKLVADLKIIPALRNILAAEPNTGVSSSITEKALKLLETVSSCREGRMEMCNEVGCVEAVVQKVLKVSAETTEHAVTILWSLCYLFRDVKAKEAVTKSNGLAKLLLLMQSNCSPTVRQMATDLLKIFRVNSKSCFYSYETKTTHIMPF; this comes from the coding sequence ATGGGGAGGGATGATTTATTCATAACAGTGCCTAGATTCTTCCGGTGTCCGATATCGCTCGATGTCATGAAATCCCCGGTTATCTTGTCCACCGGAGTGACCTACGACCGAGCCAGCATACAGCGCTGGCTCGACACTGGCAATAATACTTGCCCCGCCACCATGCAGGTTCTACCCACCAAAGATTTTGTTCCTAACCGAAATTTACAACGCCTCATCCAGATCTGGTCCGATTCGGTTCACCACCGACTCCACTCAGCAAGCAATTCGGTACCCTCGCAGGATGAAATCAAACTTTTAGTCAAAGACATTGAAACTAAAAAAGATATGGATCGTTGTTGTTTTGACGCTTTATCGAAATTCATATGTTTCGCCGAAGAATCGGAGGAGAATCGCGAATTTCTGGCGAAATTGGAAGGTTTCGTGCCAATGATAGTTGATTTCCTTGGCGATAATAAGAAGAGCATCGATTTCCTTGAGCAAGTAGTTAAGGTAATCGATATGATCTTCATCAACATCGGAGACTATAAGCAGTTAATGACATTGTTTTCCAAGAAGAAAAATCTAGACAGCTTATCATCGCTCCTTATTGTTCTCCAACGAGGAAGAAAGGTTCATTCAAGAATTGGATCAGTCAGAATTGTAGAATCAATTGCCATGGATGCAGAATCAAAGTTGTTAATAGCAGACAAGGACGGAATATTATCCGAATTGGTAAAATCAATTGCTTTGGAAACCGATTCGAGGTTGATCGAAGCAAGCTTGTCATGTTTGATCGCAATTTCCAAAGCGAAACGCGTTAAAGTAAAGCTAGTCGCCGATCTTAAAATCATTCCGGCACTGAGGAATATACTAGCGGCGGAGCCAAACACAGGCGTTTCGAGCTCAATCACCGAGAAGGCATTGAAGCTTTTGGAAACGGTGTCATCGTGCAGGGAAGGAAGAATGGAGATGTGTAATGAGGTGGGGTGTGTAGAGGCGGTTGTGCAGAAGGTGTTGAAAGTATCAGCGGAGACGACAGAGCATGCGGTGACGATACTATGGAGCCTTTGCTACTTGTTCAGGGACGTGAAAGCAAAGGAGGCGGTGACAAAGAGCAACGGGCTGGCAAAGCTTTTGTTACTGATGCAAAGTAATTGTTCGCCGACGGTAAGGCAAATGGCGACGGATCTGTTGAAgattttcagagtgaattcaaagTCTTGCTTTTATAGTTACGAGACTAAAACTACCCATATCATGCCGTTTTGA
- the LOC136228682 gene encoding uncharacterized protein, whose amino-acid sequence MNWIQRKIYLYNVTFGLYMLDWWERCLFNILVVVLMWFIFYNGSRYASDFCKRVELCPIYVTSLKK is encoded by the exons ATGAATTGGATTCAGCGCAAGATCTATCTGTATAATGTCACTTTTGGTCTCTATATGTTGGATTGGTGGGAGCGTTGCCTTTTCA ATATTTTGGTGGTCGTCTTGATGTGGTTTATTTTCTACAACGGATCTCGATATGCGAGTGATTTCTGCAAGAG GGTAGAGTTATGTCCAATTTATGTCACCTCCTTGAAGAAATGA